Proteins encoded by one window of Archaeoglobus veneficus SNP6:
- a CDS encoding radical SAM/SPASM domain-containing protein gives MKIQIEVTNRCNFRCKYCIRNYWKADLLDMDLTMFRKILDSFDEVERLILYGFGEPLIHKNIVEMLDLAKSKSEVLLTTNGSIKLDKVVDKVDHLGISIDTLIPGVLESIRKGSSWKIIRDNIEYAIKRTEVELEVVLTKDNIGEFVEFVKWAGEISADVAATNLVPYCKEMYDKVLFVELSKTPVEICEKVLGTDYNRMNELLKSVTSYSHDGINAYNELWQKVRSENYHLNLPAIIENQHRIKLAREVEKIFEEARKIAKSYQIKLDLPNVFADESKRACPYEDTIFIRSDGKITPCMEFAYTHPLYINGHKKIVNEYIIGNISSFDMEFMEMKKRLVEEFPWCGDCQFAVGCWFVEEALDCYGNSPSCSECLYSAGIARCLI, from the coding sequence GTGAAAATCCAGATAGAGGTAACAAATAGATGCAATTTCAGATGTAAATACTGCATAAGGAACTACTGGAAAGCTGATCTGCTTGATATGGACTTAACCATGTTCAGGAAAATTCTCGATAGTTTTGATGAAGTTGAGAGACTCATCCTTTATGGTTTTGGAGAGCCCCTAATTCACAAAAATATCGTTGAAATGCTGGATCTGGCAAAATCAAAGTCAGAAGTGCTGCTTACTACAAATGGTAGCATAAAACTGGATAAAGTCGTGGATAAGGTCGATCATCTGGGCATCTCAATTGATACTTTAATTCCGGGTGTTCTGGAGAGCATAAGGAAGGGTTCAAGTTGGAAAATAATTCGAGATAATATTGAGTATGCCATAAAGAGAACCGAGGTAGAATTAGAGGTCGTTTTAACAAAAGATAACATTGGTGAATTTGTTGAATTTGTTAAGTGGGCTGGAGAAATAAGCGCTGATGTTGCTGCAACGAATCTCGTTCCATACTGCAAAGAAATGTACGACAAGGTGCTGTTTGTTGAGCTGAGCAAAACCCCAGTAGAGATCTGCGAGAAAGTACTGGGTACAGACTACAACCGAATGAATGAACTTTTGAAGAGTGTTACGAGCTATTCTCACGATGGCATCAATGCCTACAACGAACTCTGGCAGAAGGTCAGATCAGAAAACTACCATTTGAACCTGCCTGCGATTATTGAGAATCAGCACAGGATAAAGCTGGCAAGAGAAGTGGAGAAAATATTCGAAGAAGCAAGAAAAATTGCAAAGAGCTACCAGATAAAACTTGATTTGCCAAACGTTTTTGCAGATGAGAGCAAAAGAGCTTGTCCGTATGAGGATACCATCTTCATAAGGTCTGATGGGAAAATTACACCTTGCATGGAGTTCGCGTATACTCATCCGCTGTACATCAACGGGCACAAGAAGATCGTAAATGAATACATCATCGGCAACATCTCGAGCTTTGATATGGAGTTTATGGAAATGAAGAAAAGATTGGTTGAGGAGTTCCCATGGTGTGGGGATTGTCAGTTTGCTGTCGGGTGCTGGTTCGTTGAGGAAGCTCTGGACTGTTACGGCAACTCTCCGTCGTGCAGCGAGTGTCTTTACAGCGCTGGAATCGCCAGATGTTTGATTTAA
- the tmk gene encoding dTMP kinase has protein sequence MLIAIEGIDGVGKTTIAKFLKEELEKRGYEVVLLKEPTNSEWGRKIKASLNKRLSAEEELELFILDRKYNVEHNILPALKQGKIVIMDRYYYSNIAYQAARGLDAERIKRINEEIAPRPDIVILLDAPPEICLERIMERGEIPNSFEDPEYLKKVREIFKSLKDNVVIVDASKSIDEVKKDVLRIVLERI, from the coding sequence ATGCTCATTGCTATCGAGGGCATAGATGGCGTTGGAAAAACGACGATAGCTAAATTCCTCAAGGAAGAGCTGGAAAAAAGGGGCTACGAGGTAGTTCTCCTGAAAGAGCCCACCAACAGCGAGTGGGGAAGGAAAATAAAAGCATCCCTCAACAAACGCCTGTCTGCTGAAGAGGAACTGGAACTCTTCATCCTTGACAGAAAATATAATGTGGAACATAATATACTCCCGGCACTCAAACAGGGCAAAATAGTCATAATGGATCGCTACTACTACTCGAACATAGCCTATCAGGCTGCAAGGGGGCTTGATGCGGAGAGGATAAAAAGGATAAACGAAGAAATTGCCCCCAGGCCGGACATCGTTATTCTGCTCGACGCCCCTCCTGAAATATGTCTCGAGAGAATAATGGAGAGAGGAGAGATTCCAAATAGCTTTGAAGACCCAGAATACCTGAAAAAGGTGAGAGAGATCTTCAAAAGTCTAAAGGATAACGTCGTTATTGTTGATGCAAGCAAGAGCATCGATGAAGTTAAGAAAGACGTTCTCAGGATCGTTCTCGAACGTATATGA
- a CDS encoding 5-formyltetrahydrofolate cyclo-ligase, whose protein sequence is MVAFRSKQEVREYVWERIKPYSTFPPPHGRIPNFAGASNACERLRLLDEYRKSNAVFCAPDSPLRRAREIALEDGKVLVAAKPHLTGFLMLRSRSRELAPKMATIKGMMRYGDEVRPEDLNVRIGVFIQGCVAIDRIGNRIGKGSGYGDREYRILEENGQLSEDCIYVVVAHPIQIFDDLSYLVEKHDVRADVILTPEEIIYVRERS, encoded by the coding sequence ATGGTAGCGTTCAGGTCGAAGCAGGAAGTTAGAGAGTACGTCTGGGAGAGAATAAAGCCGTACTCGACGTTTCCACCTCCTCACGGTAGAATACCGAATTTTGCCGGAGCTAGCAACGCGTGTGAGAGACTCAGGCTGCTTGACGAATACAGAAAATCAAACGCCGTATTCTGCGCTCCAGATTCTCCGTTAAGGAGGGCAAGGGAAATCGCGCTGGAGGATGGGAAAGTCCTCGTTGCGGCAAAGCCACACCTGACTGGCTTTTTAATGCTGAGGAGTAGAAGCAGAGAACTTGCACCAAAAATGGCTACGATAAAGGGAATGATGAGGTATGGAGATGAGGTAAGGCCTGAAGACCTGAACGTTCGCATAGGCGTGTTTATTCAGGGCTGTGTCGCCATCGACAGAATTGGAAATAGGATCGGGAAGGGGAGTGGATACGGCGACAGAGAATACAGAATCCTCGAGGAGAACGGACAGCTTTCGGAAGACTGTATTTACGTTGTTGTAGCTCATCCCATCCAGATTTTCGACGATTTGAGTTATCTCGTAGAGAAGCACGATGTCAGAGCTGACGTCATTCTCACCCCGGAAGAAATCATATACGTTCGAGAACGATCCTGA
- a CDS encoding CBS domain-containing protein — MKAKDVMNKNVIYATLPGTRENVLELFKKYEISAVPVMKNDELVGIVTRKDILRKIEEDQLALLMTPDPVTVQASDSINKVVEILSTTPFRRLPVLDGKKLVGIITVRDIIAKIAEMNIEMPVKDFVTPRVVCVWDETPLSIVGEVMRLSNSELCPVLDSSASVVGVVDEKIMLTETLIEDFIEQTQYSSSSDTDDAWTWDAIRDITIKYFEVSVVKLPKEPVKNFMKKAVFVYPQTPVSKCAREMVRNDIDHMPVLDAENRLMGLVHDKDIIKVLLKK, encoded by the coding sequence GTGAAGGCAAAGGACGTGATGAATAAAAATGTGATCTACGCCACCCTTCCAGGCACGAGAGAGAATGTACTGGAACTTTTCAAAAAATACGAAATATCTGCGGTTCCCGTAATGAAGAACGACGAACTCGTTGGGATTGTCACGAGAAAAGACATTCTGAGAAAGATTGAGGAGGATCAGCTTGCCCTCTTAATGACACCTGACCCAGTCACCGTGCAGGCTTCGGACTCAATAAATAAGGTCGTCGAGATACTATCAACAACACCATTTCGCAGGCTGCCCGTCCTCGACGGAAAGAAGCTCGTCGGAATTATAACTGTTAGAGATATAATCGCCAAAATAGCCGAGATGAACATAGAAATGCCAGTTAAAGATTTCGTAACGCCCCGTGTTGTATGTGTTTGGGACGAAACACCCCTTAGCATCGTCGGAGAAGTAATGAGACTCAGCAATTCCGAACTCTGTCCGGTTCTCGACAGTAGTGCGAGTGTTGTGGGAGTTGTGGATGAGAAGATCATGCTTACAGAGACGCTCATTGAGGACTTTATAGAGCAGACTCAGTATTCCTCATCCAGCGATACAGACGATGCGTGGACATGGGATGCTATAAGGGATATTACGATAAAGTATTTCGAGGTCAGCGTCGTGAAGCTTCCAAAGGAGCCCGTGAAGAACTTCATGAAGAAGGCGGTTTTCGTTTATCCACAAACTCCCGTTTCCAAGTGTGCGAGAGAGATGGTCAGGAACGATATAGATCACATGCCAGTGCTCGATGCTGAGAACAGGTTGATGGGCCTCGTACACGACAAGGATATCATAAAGGTGCTGCTGAAGAAATAG
- a CDS encoding amidohydrolase family protein, whose amino-acid sequence MNYACEFVTPERTVRGVLIAGEELIFEERDVQPEYIVCPSFFNAHTHLGDSVAKDPPFGGIDIVAPNGYKFRMLERFKDECTEAMAESIDLAFKSGCTGVMDFREGGVEGIEMLKKADKRGICVGLSRPSSLEEAEKLVDISDGFGISSVRDVGKAFAEELREIAAKKGKIFAIHAGEVDSQDVDDALALEPDILVHMNMATAEQLRRAMDEGIPIVSCVRSNAFFNVLNPKNYEILASYDRWLVGTDNVMLATPSILDELSFASYVLKNDEALFRAATRKPFSRTGVVVFHKKLNLARVRNPLASIVRRACMADIEAVLAGSLNFE is encoded by the coding sequence ATGAACTACGCGTGCGAGTTCGTAACTCCTGAAAGAACGGTTAGAGGGGTTTTGATAGCAGGAGAGGAGCTTATTTTCGAGGAGAGAGACGTTCAGCCTGAGTACATAGTCTGCCCCTCTTTCTTCAATGCTCACACACACCTCGGAGACTCCGTTGCAAAAGACCCGCCATTTGGAGGTATTGATATCGTCGCCCCTAACGGCTACAAGTTCAGGATGCTTGAGAGATTCAAAGACGAATGCACCGAAGCGATGGCCGAGTCTATAGACCTCGCATTCAAATCGGGCTGCACAGGAGTCATGGATTTTAGAGAAGGCGGCGTTGAAGGTATTGAGATGCTCAAAAAAGCGGACAAAAGAGGTATTTGTGTCGGTCTTTCAAGACCCTCCTCGCTGGAAGAAGCGGAGAAACTCGTAGACATATCGGATGGATTTGGAATTAGCAGTGTGAGAGATGTAGGAAAAGCATTTGCAGAGGAGTTGCGGGAAATAGCTGCAAAGAAGGGTAAAATTTTTGCAATACATGCAGGAGAAGTAGATTCTCAGGATGTTGATGATGCTCTCGCGTTAGAGCCGGATATCCTCGTCCACATGAACATGGCAACCGCTGAACAGCTCAGGAGGGCAATGGATGAGGGAATACCTATTGTCTCGTGCGTGAGGTCAAACGCGTTCTTCAACGTACTTAATCCCAAGAATTACGAAATCCTCGCCAGCTACGATAGATGGCTGGTAGGTACGGACAACGTGATGCTTGCAACGCCATCCATTCTCGACGAGTTAAGCTTTGCATCCTACGTTCTGAAAAACGACGAAGCACTTTTCCGGGCTGCAACGAGGAAGCCTTTCAGCAGAACAGGCGTGGTTGTGTTCCATAAGAAGCTGAACCTCGCAAGAGTAAGGAACCCTCTTGCGTCCATAGTCAGGAGAGCATGTATGGCTGACATCGAAGCAGTCCTTGCTGGCAGTTTGAACTTCGAGTGA
- a CDS encoding isochorismatase family protein, whose amino-acid sequence MHLVVIDMQERLAPHVSEIEDVTLNVVKLVKAFRILGLKITVTEQQKLGETVEDVKNAAGSFEVVKKTSFSCMGEQSFLNEIMGSRKFLLAGIETHICVLQTALDMLKYGFEVHVAVDATGSRKDVDKQAAVMRMMQEGVKITTTEAAIYECLKDAKHERFKDILEVVKMSKP is encoded by the coding sequence ATGCACCTCGTAGTAATCGACATGCAGGAGAGGCTTGCTCCTCACGTAAGTGAAATTGAAGACGTAACCCTGAACGTCGTGAAGCTAGTGAAAGCATTTCGAATCCTTGGCCTGAAAATCACAGTTACGGAGCAACAAAAGCTTGGTGAGACAGTTGAAGACGTAAAGAACGCTGCTGGCAGCTTTGAGGTTGTGAAGAAGACGAGCTTTAGCTGCATGGGTGAACAGTCTTTTTTGAATGAGATTATGGGCAGCAGGAAGTTTCTGCTTGCCGGAATTGAGACGCATATCTGCGTCCTTCAAACGGCCCTCGACATGTTAAAGTATGGCTTTGAAGTCCATGTTGCCGTAGATGCGACGGGTTCGAGGAAAGATGTGGACAAGCAGGCTGCAGTGATGAGAATGATGCAGGAAGGAGTAAAAATAACAACAACCGAAGCAGCAATCTACGAGTGCTTGAAGGATGCGAAGCACGAGAGGTTTAAAGATATACTCGAAGTAGTCAAGATGTCGAAACCATGA
- a CDS encoding phenylacetate--CoA ligase family protein, translated as MSRKEIEEIKEKRFRAIVKYSFWRSPFYRRRFKEAGVDIDSIKSVEDITKLPLTLKQDLRDAYPLGMCCVPKEEIVRIQMSGGTTGQPVIIPYTRKDVEQWKEMMMRAFYIANITSKDIIQITPAFGLWNGGFGFHFAADAINAFVIPIGAGNTRNQIRFMKDFGTTVLCATASYPLRIAEVAEEMSIDVRELPLSKMLLGAEPWSDEMRKQIEETFDAIAYDIPGLTEMGGVGTVGFECPMRHGLHMWEDNYIVEVVDPETGEPVADGEEGELVYTSLNREAMPLIRYRSGEVSAVISREKCECGIEHMTIKRIRGRTDDMVIYKGVKFYPSDIESILATYGVKHYKIEVGNGIVVKFEGSEDVARLVERDIKEFLGFRPKLEALPAGSLERFEGKAKRLVRVD; from the coding sequence ATGTCGAGAAAAGAGATTGAAGAAATTAAAGAGAAAAGGTTCAGAGCCATCGTGAAGTACTCCTTCTGGCGCAGTCCTTTCTACCGCAGGAGGTTCAAGGAGGCAGGCGTAGACATCGACTCAATAAAGAGTGTTGAGGATATAACGAAATTGCCTCTGACTCTCAAACAGGATTTGAGAGATGCGTACCCACTTGGAATGTGCTGCGTACCAAAAGAAGAGATTGTCAGGATTCAGATGAGCGGTGGAACGACAGGCCAGCCTGTAATAATTCCCTACACCCGTAAAGATGTCGAGCAGTGGAAAGAGATGATGATGCGAGCGTTTTACATTGCGAACATAACGAGCAAAGACATCATACAGATAACTCCTGCCTTCGGGCTCTGGAACGGCGGTTTTGGTTTCCACTTTGCTGCAGATGCCATAAACGCCTTTGTTATTCCGATAGGAGCAGGAAATACGAGAAACCAGATAAGGTTCATGAAGGACTTCGGAACGACCGTTCTATGCGCTACGGCAAGCTACCCGCTGCGCATCGCCGAAGTAGCGGAAGAGATGAGTATCGACGTCAGGGAGCTGCCTTTGAGCAAGATGTTGCTTGGTGCTGAGCCATGGAGTGATGAGATGAGGAAGCAAATTGAGGAAACTTTCGACGCCATAGCCTATGACATTCCCGGTCTTACGGAGATGGGCGGCGTCGGGACTGTTGGTTTCGAATGCCCGATGCGTCATGGTTTGCACATGTGGGAAGACAACTACATAGTCGAAGTGGTTGATCCCGAGACCGGCGAGCCCGTTGCAGATGGAGAAGAGGGCGAACTCGTCTATACGTCACTTAACAGAGAAGCGATGCCTCTAATCAGATACAGGAGTGGAGAGGTCAGCGCTGTTATTAGCAGGGAGAAATGTGAGTGCGGAATAGAGCACATGACGATCAAGAGAATAAGGGGCAGAACCGACGACATGGTGATCTACAAGGGTGTTAAGTTCTATCCCTCGGACATTGAATCGATTCTCGCCACTTACGGTGTAAAGCACTACAAGATAGAGGTTGGGAACGGCATCGTCGTCAAGTTTGAGGGTAGCGAGGACGTTGCGAGGCTCGTTGAGAGAGATATAAAGGAGTTTCTCGGATTCAGGCCGAAACTCGAGGCTCTTCCAGCAGGAAGCCTTGAGAGGTTTGAAGGTAAGGCGAAAAGACTTGTGAGGGTGGATTGA
- a CDS encoding ABC transporter substrate-binding protein, translated as MTGGIKKLAILILIVCLFAGCAQQEVKQTPQEETKQEAKQEVIKVGVIGPMDLPFGIAEKKAVELAAEQINAEGGILGKKVEVIVADTKLNPNTATSEFRRLVDEECSVIIGGFASGVSLSMQEVMAETKTVWLADGSSPKLTEKVKEDYEHYKYFFRAGTLNGTTFAYDIFDALHNYYNGKLGKNWKKVAVIRDDAVWTEGVMAALRPMLESNGYEIVMDAKVPKGTEDFSSILYEAKDKADVIVTLLAHVNGIPLVKQWSEMRIPLQIIGHDLSAIYPTAWESSNGKIEGEVFIATGGAIHIPVNERAEKFIEAWKEKYGSLPDANTAYDMYDALFIYKAAVEQAAKDGKDPNDPDVVVEYIEKFNADNPFECVRGKLAFTKYHDPMWGDEYIRNWICQWQDGKVVIIWPENVATGEYVQPEWIE; from the coding sequence ATGACAGGCGGAATTAAAAAGCTGGCAATTCTCATTCTTATCGTCTGCCTCTTTGCTGGATGTGCCCAGCAGGAGGTAAAGCAAACTCCTCAGGAGGAAACGAAGCAGGAAGCTAAGCAGGAGGTCATAAAAGTTGGAGTTATAGGCCCCATGGATCTTCCGTTTGGCATAGCAGAGAAAAAAGCTGTTGAACTCGCTGCCGAACAGATAAATGCTGAGGGCGGCATTCTCGGCAAAAAGGTGGAGGTAATCGTTGCGGACACAAAGCTCAACCCGAACACGGCAACCTCTGAATTCAGGAGGCTCGTTGATGAGGAGTGCAGTGTAATCATTGGCGGTTTTGCAAGTGGTGTTTCGCTCTCGATGCAGGAGGTTATGGCAGAAACCAAAACTGTATGGCTTGCTGACGGCTCATCTCCAAAGCTCACCGAGAAGGTTAAGGAGGACTACGAGCACTACAAGTACTTCTTCAGGGCTGGAACGCTGAACGGAACAACTTTTGCGTATGACATATTTGATGCCCTGCACAACTACTACAATGGCAAGCTCGGTAAGAACTGGAAGAAGGTTGCAGTAATCAGAGACGATGCGGTCTGGACAGAAGGTGTGATGGCCGCTCTTCGCCCGATGCTGGAGTCCAATGGATACGAAATAGTAATGGATGCAAAGGTGCCAAAAGGCACCGAAGACTTCTCCTCGATCCTCTACGAGGCAAAGGACAAGGCTGACGTAATCGTTACCCTTCTCGCCCACGTAAACGGTATACCGCTCGTAAAACAGTGGAGTGAGATGCGCATACCGCTCCAGATAATAGGTCACGACCTCTCAGCAATATACCCGACTGCATGGGAGTCGAGCAACGGAAAAATAGAGGGAGAGGTGTTTATAGCCACGGGAGGAGCGATACACATTCCCGTTAACGAGAGGGCAGAGAAGTTTATAGAGGCGTGGAAGGAGAAGTACGGCAGCCTGCCGGATGCGAATACGGCATACGACATGTACGACGCGCTGTTCATTTACAAGGCTGCAGTGGAGCAGGCGGCGAAGGATGGAAAAGATCCGAACGACCCGGATGTTGTCGTGGAGTACATAGAGAAGTTTAATGCGGACAATCCGTTTGAGTGTGTCAGGGGTAAGCTTGCGTTCACAAAGTACCATGACCCAATGTGGGGCG